From Paenibacillus sp. GP183, one genomic window encodes:
- a CDS encoding ABC transporter permease, whose translation MIFIFRRLLLAVPVLLIVTIMVFVLMHVLPGDPATAILGQEATPEMIKAMQLRLGLDKPLVVQYLNWLGGALQGNLGKSLIDNSPVSELIMQRLPVTLELTIGTFIVAVLIAIPAGIVSATRSGKWVDYMSTMFALGGMSVPHFWLGMMLIVLFSVNLGWLPASGYVPFFTNPLANLAAMIMPIVATGLRESAILMRMQRSSLLEVLSADYIRTANSKGLKERMVIWGHALKNSLIPVITSSGNIVAGLLGGLVITETIYSIPGFGKLIVDSIFNRDFITVQGAILVSALLVVVVNILIDILYTIIDPRMTERGGNK comes from the coding sequence ATGATATTTATTTTCAGGCGACTACTATTGGCGGTTCCTGTTCTACTAATTGTTACGATCATGGTGTTTGTGTTGATGCACGTGCTGCCAGGAGACCCGGCTACCGCCATTCTCGGACAAGAAGCCACACCCGAAATGATTAAGGCGATGCAGCTGCGGCTCGGCCTGGACAAACCGCTTGTCGTTCAATATCTGAACTGGCTGGGCGGCGCGCTTCAGGGTAATTTGGGCAAATCGCTCATCGATAATTCACCCGTATCGGAATTGATCATGCAGCGGCTGCCAGTGACGCTGGAACTGACCATCGGCACCTTTATTGTTGCCGTGCTCATTGCGATCCCAGCGGGCATTGTGTCAGCTACACGTTCCGGCAAATGGGTCGATTATATGAGTACGATGTTCGCGCTCGGAGGGATGTCAGTCCCTCACTTTTGGCTGGGGATGATGCTGATCGTCTTGTTTTCCGTGAATCTGGGTTGGCTGCCTGCCTCGGGGTATGTTCCCTTCTTTACCAATCCGCTGGCCAATCTCGCGGCGATGATCATGCCGATCGTTGCCACGGGCTTGCGCGAATCCGCCATTTTGATGAGAATGCAGCGGAGCAGTCTGCTTGAGGTGCTTAGTGCGGATTATATCAGGACCGCTAATTCCAAAGGCTTGAAGGAGCGAATGGTTATATGGGGCCATGCCTTGAAAAATTCGCTGATTCCAGTCATCACAAGCAGCGGCAACATCGTCGCGGGACTTCTCGGCGGCCTTGTCATTACGGAAACCATTTACTCCATACCCGGGTTTGGCAAATTGATTGTCGATTCCATCTTCAACCGGGATTTTATCACAGTGCAAGGAGCGATATTGGTGTCGGCGCTGCTCGTGGTCGTTGTGAATATCTTGATTGACATTTTGTACACGATCATCGATCCGCGAATGACGGAAAGGGGCGGGAACAAATGA
- a CDS encoding dipeptide ABC transporter ATP-binding protein yields the protein MSTLIEVKGLKVYYPISSGLLNKTIGYVKAVDDVSFSVNEGETLGIVGESGCGKSTTGRAILHLTKPTEGDVIFQGQNLSSLRGKGLRKIRRDMQIVFQDPYASLNPRMTVGSILEEPLKIHGLAAGTEIKRRVKELLDIVGLSEQHYNRYPHEFSGGQRQRIGIARALITKPKLIVADEPVSALDVSIQSQILNLMKDLQEQFKLTYMFISHDLSVVRHISDRVGVMYLGALVELAPKHMLYDNPLHPYTQALLSAVPHPNPRESRERIILSGDVPSPANPPSGCAFHTRCRFTMEKCKSERPVLKQILPDHWAACHLN from the coding sequence ATGAGCACATTGATCGAAGTCAAAGGCCTAAAAGTATATTATCCGATTTCCTCGGGTCTATTAAATAAAACGATCGGCTATGTCAAAGCGGTCGACGATGTCTCCTTTTCCGTCAACGAAGGAGAAACGCTGGGCATTGTGGGAGAATCCGGCTGCGGCAAATCGACCACGGGCCGTGCGATCCTCCATTTAACCAAGCCGACTGAAGGCGATGTCATTTTTCAGGGGCAGAATCTATCCTCTCTAAGAGGAAAAGGGCTTCGGAAAATCCGCCGGGATATGCAAATCGTCTTCCAGGACCCGTATGCTTCCTTAAATCCGCGCATGACCGTCGGCTCCATCCTGGAAGAGCCGCTCAAAATTCACGGACTGGCCGCCGGTACCGAGATCAAGCGGCGGGTCAAGGAGCTGCTTGACATCGTGGGCTTATCCGAACAGCACTATAACCGTTATCCGCATGAGTTTTCCGGCGGTCAGCGGCAGCGCATCGGGATCGCCCGGGCCTTGATTACCAAACCTAAGCTGATTGTAGCTGACGAACCAGTCTCTGCTCTGGATGTCTCGATTCAGTCGCAAATTCTCAACCTCATGAAGGATTTGCAAGAGCAGTTCAAACTCACGTATATGTTCATTTCTCATGATTTATCTGTTGTACGCCATATCAGCGACCGGGTAGGCGTCATGTATTTGGGCGCACTGGTGGAACTGGCTCCTAAACATATGCTTTACGACAACCCGCTGCATCCGTATACGCAAGCTCTGTTATCTGCTGTACCGCATCCGAATCCGCGGGAAAGCCGCGAGCGCATTATATTGTCAGGAGACGTGCCGAGTCCAGCCAATCCGCCTTCCGGCTGCGCTTTTCATACACGCTGCCGCTTTACCATGGAGAAGTGCAAATCCGAAAGGCCCGTGTTGAAACAGATATTGCCCGACCACTGGGCGGCCTGCCACCTGAATTGA
- a CDS encoding ABC transporter permease has protein sequence MEAVETNRMAAPVGQKKKISFFRKSFALQIGLIIIAFVLIFAFFPGWIAHYDPIAQDLNQVLLPPSQAHWFGTDNFGRDVFSRVVWGTRINLQIGVIATIVPFAVGTLIGLLAGFYGGWIDSVLMRILDIFMAIPFLVLVIAIVAILGPGINNMYMAIWLVSWKEYARLIRGEVMVAKNAEYVQAAKVVGFKDSRIFFIHILPNVVSSAIVYGASDIVLCMLQGASLGFLGLGVQPPAPEWGTIIADGRQFISQAWWLCTFPGLALIIAGSGFSLFGDGLSDLLRTKGR, from the coding sequence ATGGAAGCTGTGGAAACGAACCGTATGGCTGCACCTGTTGGACAAAAAAAGAAAATTTCTTTTTTCAGGAAGAGCTTTGCCCTGCAAATAGGGCTCATCATCATCGCTTTTGTTCTTATATTTGCCTTTTTCCCTGGTTGGATTGCACATTATGACCCTATCGCCCAGGATTTGAATCAAGTTTTGCTTCCGCCATCTCAGGCGCATTGGTTTGGTACCGATAACTTTGGGCGCGACGTATTTTCACGTGTCGTATGGGGAACGCGGATTAACCTTCAAATCGGCGTCATTGCGACGATCGTTCCATTCGCTGTAGGCACTTTGATCGGGCTTCTGGCCGGCTTCTACGGCGGGTGGATTGACAGCGTTTTGATGAGAATTCTGGACATTTTTATGGCAATTCCTTTTTTGGTGTTAGTTATAGCGATTGTTGCCATACTCGGCCCCGGCATTAACAACATGTACATGGCCATTTGGCTCGTCAGCTGGAAGGAATACGCGCGCCTGATTCGAGGCGAGGTGATGGTAGCCAAAAATGCTGAATATGTGCAGGCCGCCAAGGTTGTGGGCTTCAAGGACAGCAGAATATTTTTTATTCATATTCTCCCTAATGTGGTCAGCTCGGCTATTGTTTATGGAGCTTCCGATATTGTGCTGTGCATGCTGCAGGGAGCTTCTTTGGGATTTCTTGGTTTGGGCGTTCAACCGCCGGCGCCTGAATGGGGCACAATTATTGCGGATGGAAGGCAGTTTATATCGCAAGCATGGTGGTTATGCACGTTTCCCGGCTTGGCACTGATCATAGCGGGGAGCGGGTTCAGTCTATTTGGAGACGGGCTGTCCGACCTGCTCAGGACCAAAGGCAGATAA
- a CDS encoding ABC transporter permease — protein MSESVEPVIERQIGLGPVQEPPRRQWLLLLKRFARNRLAIIGAVIFGGLVLVSVFAPWISSYDPFHQDYSMILQKPGNGHILGTDDLGRDTLARLLYGARLSLQASVISVGIAIAIGVPLGLISGYFRGFWDELIIMRLVDAMQAFPSIILAMAMAAVLGGGFLNAVIAIGIGFFPSFIRITRAQVLTVRSLEYVQAAEAIGAGHLRIMFLHVLRNVMGPLLVQTTLTMAAAIIAEAGLSYLGLGARPEEPSWGSMLKVAQGYLNTAPLLALWPGLAIFLVVLGFNLLGDGMREVLDPKLKR, from the coding sequence ATGAGTGAGTCGGTTGAGCCGGTCATAGAGAGGCAAATCGGGCTTGGCCCTGTGCAGGAACCTCCCAGACGTCAATGGCTGCTGCTTTTGAAACGTTTTGCGCGCAACAGGCTGGCCATTATAGGTGCTGTCATTTTTGGGGGGTTGGTGCTGGTTTCCGTTTTTGCGCCGTGGATTAGCTCTTATGATCCTTTTCATCAGGATTATTCCATGATACTGCAAAAGCCCGGAAACGGACATATTTTAGGAACGGACGATTTGGGGCGAGATACTTTGGCCCGGTTGCTTTACGGGGCCAGGCTCTCTCTGCAGGCTTCCGTCATTTCCGTTGGCATTGCGATAGCCATCGGTGTGCCTTTAGGCCTCATCAGCGGGTATTTCCGCGGTTTCTGGGATGAGCTGATCATCATGCGGCTGGTTGATGCGATGCAGGCGTTTCCGTCCATCATTCTGGCGATGGCCATGGCGGCCGTGCTGGGAGGAGGGTTTCTGAACGCGGTCATTGCCATCGGCATCGGTTTTTTTCCGTCGTTTATTCGAATCACGCGCGCTCAGGTGCTCACGGTTCGCAGCCTGGAATATGTTCAGGCAGCGGAGGCCATCGGAGCGGGCCATCTGCGGATTATGTTTTTGCACGTGCTCCGCAATGTGATGGGTCCGCTGCTTGTGCAGACGACGCTGACGATGGCCGCAGCCATCATTGCCGAAGCGGGACTTTCCTACTTGGGCCTTGGCGCAAGGCCAGAGGAGCCCAGCTGGGGATCGATGCTGAAAGTCGCGCAGGGGTACCTGAACACGGCGCCACTGCTTGCTTTATGGCCTGGTTTGGCAATTTTTCTGGTAGTGCTCGGGTTTAACCTCTTGGGTGACGGCATGCGTGAAGTGCTCGACCCGAAATTAAAACGTTAA
- a CDS encoding ABC transporter substrate-binding protein → MKKPFLSGLVAILLLSMIATACSGNGSKPAMNSSTPSAAATSTPKSGGTLSVAINADPPKLDPSFSSALVDRQVFQSIFDKLLDIDSKGKIIPMLAEKWDVSADQKTYTFKLRQGVKFHDGTDFNAEAVKFNFERNMDKNSTRRNELASVDKVTVSDPNTVVVQLKTPFAPFLSTLTDRSGMMVSPEAVKKSGEDFFNHPVGTGPFVYKERSKGNTITVEKNPNYWQKGMPYLDKVIYKVFTDSNVSLVNQKSGQVDISTNFPPTEINNMSNDPNIKVLNQAGQGYDGFHLNTSKAPFDKKELRQAVDLLVDREAIIKVVLNGAGTPAHSPFAPSQFAYGDSDKYEKPNLDKAKELLKKAGKPDGFTFTLKIATSPAAQQEGQMIQSMLKPAGITVNLEKVDFGTLLDHAKKGNHDAVLINWSGRLDPDLNIYDFAVTGGSNNYAQYSNPEVDKLLNAGRSEGSEAKRKAIYDDLMKILNVDINYVYINHSNNVYGISKGVQGFTYIPDGMVRTAAISKN, encoded by the coding sequence ATGAAAAAACCGTTTTTGTCAGGATTAGTTGCCATTCTTCTTCTTTCCATGATTGCAACCGCGTGCAGCGGCAACGGCAGCAAACCTGCCATGAATTCGAGCACTCCATCGGCAGCCGCAACTTCGACACCTAAGTCCGGGGGCACACTGAGCGTTGCAATTAATGCGGATCCGCCGAAACTGGATCCATCCTTTTCCAGTGCTCTAGTGGACCGACAAGTTTTCCAAAGTATATTTGACAAATTATTGGATATTGACTCAAAAGGAAAAATAATTCCGATGCTTGCCGAGAAATGGGATGTGTCCGCCGACCAAAAAACATACACTTTCAAATTGCGTCAAGGCGTGAAATTTCACGATGGAACCGACTTTAACGCAGAAGCGGTCAAATTCAATTTTGAACGCAACATGGATAAGAACTCCACTCGCCGTAACGAGCTTGCGAGCGTGGACAAAGTGACCGTTAGCGATCCTAATACCGTTGTCGTACAGCTTAAGACACCGTTCGCACCGTTTTTATCGACGTTGACGGATCGCTCAGGGATGATGGTATCTCCGGAAGCCGTGAAGAAATCTGGGGAGGACTTCTTCAACCATCCGGTTGGAACCGGACCTTTTGTTTATAAGGAACGATCCAAGGGCAACACGATTACAGTTGAGAAAAACCCCAACTACTGGCAAAAAGGAATGCCTTATCTGGATAAGGTCATCTACAAAGTATTTACGGATTCCAACGTCTCGTTGGTCAACCAAAAGAGCGGACAAGTCGACATCTCGACGAATTTTCCTCCCACAGAGATAAATAACATGAGTAACGACCCGAATATTAAAGTGTTAAACCAAGCGGGTCAAGGTTACGACGGCTTTCACCTTAATACGTCCAAGGCGCCTTTTGATAAAAAAGAACTGCGTCAAGCGGTGGATCTCTTGGTTGATCGCGAGGCTATAATAAAGGTTGTTCTGAACGGTGCAGGTACGCCGGCACACTCACCCTTCGCTCCTTCTCAATTCGCATACGGAGATTCGGATAAATACGAAAAACCAAACTTGGATAAGGCAAAAGAGCTGCTGAAAAAGGCAGGTAAACCGGACGGCTTCACCTTTACTTTGAAGATTGCCACAAGCCCAGCCGCTCAACAGGAGGGTCAGATGATTCAAAGTATGCTGAAGCCTGCAGGCATTACTGTTAATCTGGAGAAAGTAGATTTCGGTACGCTGCTCGATCATGCCAAGAAAGGCAACCATGACGCAGTGCTGATCAACTGGAGCGGAAGACTGGACCCTGATCTGAACATTTATGATTTTGCTGTCACGGGCGGTTCCAACAACTACGCGCAATACAGCAATCCTGAAGTTGATAAACTTCTGAATGCTGGCCGCAGCGAGGGGAGCGAAGCAAAGCGCAAAGCTATCTACGACGATTTGATGAAAATACTGAACGTCGACATCAATTACGTTTATATTAATCATTCCAATAATGTTTATGGTATTTCCAAAGGGGTTCAAGGCTTCACTTATATTCCGGACGGAATGGTTCGAACGGCTGCCATAAGTAAGAATTGA
- a CDS encoding M42 family metallopeptidase: protein MNEQTLELFRTLTEMPGASGFESELRKFVRTQLEPVSDEVIQDRLGGIFGVRKGAEGGPRIMVAGHLDEVGFITTAITDNGMIKFQALGGWFNQVLLAQRMQIITKNGPIVGVIGSLPPHLLDEAARSKPIDIASMYIDIGADDRQHAESLGVHPGLQIVPICPFTPLADGKKIMAKAWDNRYGVGLAIELLQEVQGKPLPNTLVSGATVQEEVGLRGAEVAANLVRPDLAFVLDVSPANDMSGDKNAFGQLGKGTLLRIIDRSMVTNPRMADYIRDTAETHRIPYQYFLSPGGTDAGRIHLHGIGVPSAVIGISGRYIHSAASIIHVDDYAAAKELLVRLVLGTDKTVYESIIQD from the coding sequence ATGAATGAACAAACTCTTGAATTGTTTCGCACGTTGACTGAAATGCCAGGAGCTTCCGGCTTCGAATCCGAGCTGCGCAAGTTCGTACGCACTCAGCTTGAGCCCGTCAGTGACGAAGTGATCCAGGATCGACTAGGCGGCATCTTCGGCGTCAGGAAAGGGGCGGAAGGCGGACCGCGGATTATGGTCGCTGGCCATCTGGACGAGGTGGGTTTCATTACGACGGCTATTACCGATAACGGCATGATCAAATTTCAGGCCCTTGGAGGCTGGTTCAATCAAGTGCTGCTCGCGCAGCGGATGCAGATCATAACGAAGAACGGGCCTATTGTCGGTGTCATCGGATCGCTTCCGCCGCATCTTCTGGATGAAGCGGCCCGAAGCAAGCCTATCGATATTGCGTCGATGTACATCGATATCGGAGCAGACGATCGGCAGCATGCCGAGAGTCTGGGCGTGCATCCTGGGCTGCAGATTGTACCGATCTGCCCTTTCACGCCGCTGGCCGACGGCAAGAAGATTATGGCCAAAGCTTGGGACAATCGCTATGGCGTTGGGCTTGCCATCGAGCTGCTGCAGGAGGTCCAAGGCAAGCCGCTGCCGAATACGTTGGTGTCCGGAGCGACGGTGCAGGAGGAAGTCGGGCTTCGGGGGGCGGAAGTGGCAGCCAATCTGGTTCGTCCGGATTTGGCGTTCGTACTAGACGTATCGCCGGCCAACGACATGAGCGGAGACAAAAATGCGTTCGGTCAGCTCGGCAAAGGCACACTGCTGCGGATCATCGACAGATCGATGGTGACTAATCCGAGGATGGCTGATTATATTCGGGATACAGCGGAGACGCACCGCATCCCTTACCAGTATTTCCTCTCTCCGGGAGGCACGGATGCAGGTCGCATACATTTGCACGGGATCGGTGTTCCGTCGGCGGTCATTGGTATTTCCGGCCGTTATATTCATTCGGCGGCGTCCATCATTCACGTCGACGATTATGCGGCTGCGAAGGAACTGCTTGTTCGTCTCGTTCTCGGCACTGACAAGACGGTATATGAGTCAATCATCCAAGATTAA
- a CDS encoding ABC transporter ATP-binding protein, protein MDHLLEIDGLKTHFRSEERWIPAVDGVDITVKKGETLGIVGESGCGKSVTSLSVMRLLPKTGVSLQGEIRYKGKNLLQLSDEEMRHVRGNEIAMIFQEPMTSLNPVYTIGRQLSEMLVLHRGFSKKQAREAAIEMLKKVHIPRAEAMIDEYPHRLSGGMRQRVMIAMAMSCDPELLIADEPTTALDVTIQAQILDLMREMRDKQGTSILLITHDLGIVAEMCDRVVVMYAGQVVEQADVYTLFERPSHPYTQGLMKSIPKVNADQHRLDSIPGNVPLPGSVKQGCRFASRCPHTEAICLTDAPPLFELEGGQQSRCWLHQDAVMKEAAQV, encoded by the coding sequence ATGGACCACCTCTTGGAAATTGACGGGCTGAAAACTCATTTTCGGAGCGAGGAACGATGGATTCCGGCGGTTGACGGGGTGGATATTACCGTGAAAAAAGGGGAAACACTCGGTATTGTCGGGGAATCCGGCTGCGGGAAAAGCGTAACCTCGCTGTCTGTCATGCGGCTGCTCCCCAAAACGGGGGTGAGCCTGCAAGGCGAAATTCGGTATAAGGGAAAAAACCTGCTGCAGCTGTCTGATGAGGAAATGCGCCACGTGCGGGGGAACGAAATCGCTATGATCTTCCAGGAGCCGATGACCTCGCTCAACCCGGTGTATACGATTGGCCGTCAGCTTAGCGAAATGCTGGTGCTGCATCGCGGCTTCTCGAAAAAGCAGGCGCGCGAAGCAGCGATCGAGATGCTGAAAAAAGTTCATATTCCGCGCGCTGAAGCGATGATTGACGAGTATCCGCACCGGCTCTCCGGCGGCATGCGGCAGCGGGTCATGATCGCGATGGCGATGTCCTGCGATCCTGAGCTCTTGATTGCCGACGAACCGACTACGGCTCTCGACGTCACCATTCAAGCCCAGATCCTGGACTTGATGCGGGAAATGCGCGACAAGCAGGGCACATCCATCCTGTTGATTACGCACGATCTTGGCATTGTGGCCGAAATGTGCGATCGCGTGGTGGTTATGTATGCCGGTCAGGTGGTCGAACAGGCCGATGTGTACACTTTATTTGAACGTCCCTCTCATCCGTATACGCAAGGCCTCATGAAATCCATCCCCAAAGTCAATGCGGACCAGCATCGCCTGGATTCCATTCCCGGTAACGTTCCGTTGCCCGGATCGGTTAAGCAAGGCTGCCGGTTTGCTTCCCGTTGTCCGCATACGGAAGCCATATGCCTGACCGATGCGCCTCCGCTGTTTGAGCTCGAAGGCGGGCAGCAGAGCCGCTGCTGGCTGCATCAAGACGCTGTGATGAAGGAGGCGGCACAAGTATGA
- a CDS encoding ABC transporter ATP-binding protein, translating into MIAAGNELVRIEDLTKVFPLKQPILDVIARKPKQILQAVDHVNLSIMKGETLGLVGESGCGKSTLAKTMMRLYNPDGGKMMFEGEDLASLKGQSLRDARKKFQMIFQDPYSSLNPRMSVRDMLTEILTVHKICPKSEIDDRIGQLLETVGMSIQMAERFPGEFSGGQRQRLGIARALALNPTFIIADEPVSALDVSIQAQVINLLRDIQQSLQLTMLFISHDLRVVRYITNRVAVMYLGKIIELGETEELFRNPYHPYTKVLIKAAPVLDPRIRTREYAIEGEPPSPIHVPEGCKFHPRCPYAKERCKSEPPKLSEVQSGRMVACHYPLV; encoded by the coding sequence ATGATCGCTGCAGGGAATGAACTAGTAAGAATCGAGGACTTGACAAAAGTATTCCCCTTGAAACAGCCGATACTTGATGTCATCGCCAGGAAGCCTAAACAGATATTGCAGGCGGTAGATCATGTGAACCTTTCCATCATGAAAGGGGAGACATTGGGTCTTGTAGGAGAGAGCGGCTGTGGTAAAAGCACTCTGGCCAAAACCATGATGAGACTGTATAACCCCGATGGGGGAAAAATGATGTTTGAAGGGGAGGATTTAGCATCATTAAAGGGGCAGAGCCTGCGCGATGCCAGAAAAAAGTTTCAAATGATTTTTCAAGATCCGTATTCATCCTTGAATCCTAGAATGTCGGTCAGGGACATGTTGACCGAAATATTGACCGTTCATAAAATATGTCCGAAAAGCGAGATCGACGACAGGATCGGCCAATTGCTGGAAACCGTAGGTATGAGCATACAGATGGCGGAAAGGTTTCCGGGAGAGTTTTCAGGAGGACAGAGACAGCGTCTTGGCATTGCCAGGGCGCTTGCGCTCAATCCCACCTTTATCATCGCTGATGAACCGGTATCGGCTCTGGATGTTTCAATACAAGCCCAAGTCATCAATCTGTTAAGGGACATACAGCAGTCGCTGCAATTGACCATGCTGTTCATATCTCATGACTTGCGAGTAGTCCGTTATATTACAAACCGGGTAGCCGTGATGTATTTGGGAAAAATCATAGAACTTGGCGAAACAGAGGAATTATTCAGGAATCCTTATCACCCCTACACCAAGGTGTTGATAAAAGCGGCGCCGGTGCTGGACCCAAGAATCCGAACTAGAGAATATGCCATAGAAGGCGAACCGCCTAGCCCCATTCACGTTCCCGAGGGATGCAAATTCCATCCCCGCTGCCCTTATGCCAAGGAGAGATGCAAATCGGAGCCGCCGAAGCTGAGTGAAGTGCAGTCTGGTCGAATGGTCGCATGCCATTATCCATTAGTATAA
- a CDS encoding ABC transporter ATP-binding protein, producing MENILEITDLKTYFFAKDSTVKAVDGVSFNLRKGETFGLVGESGCGKSATCRSIIRLVRQPGRIVSGEIQYKGKDIVKLPEEEMRKLRGKEIGMIFQEPMTALNPVLKIKEQIFEAFEGKKMTKDEKYNKAIELLKLVGIPAPEVRIEEYAHQFSGGMRQRVMIAIVLAAEPTVLLADEPTTALDVTIQDQIIKLMNQLKEKLGMSVILVTHDLGVVAQMCDRLAVMYAGYIMEITDTVTLFSTPRHPYTYGLLSSLPTGNEKGGRLEPIQGAPPDLSNLPPGCPFAPRCHFADVKCMEKMPDLKEIAPGHLSRCHYIEKMDGIHGLIEAI from the coding sequence ATGGAAAACATTTTGGAAATTACCGACCTTAAAACTTACTTTTTCGCCAAAGACAGCACCGTGAAAGCCGTTGACGGAGTCAGCTTCAATCTCCGAAAGGGAGAGACGTTCGGGCTTGTTGGAGAAAGCGGATGCGGTAAAAGCGCAACCTGCAGATCCATCATAAGATTGGTACGCCAGCCAGGACGTATCGTAAGCGGGGAGATCCAATATAAAGGCAAGGATATCGTAAAGCTTCCGGAAGAGGAAATGAGGAAATTAAGGGGCAAGGAAATCGGAATGATCTTCCAGGAGCCCATGACAGCCCTAAATCCCGTATTAAAAATAAAAGAGCAGATCTTTGAAGCCTTTGAAGGAAAGAAAATGACAAAGGACGAAAAATATAATAAAGCAATTGAACTATTGAAGCTTGTCGGGATTCCCGCTCCTGAAGTCAGGATCGAGGAATATGCCCATCAATTTAGCGGGGGTATGAGGCAGAGGGTCATGATTGCCATCGTACTCGCTGCAGAGCCCACAGTGCTACTTGCGGACGAACCAACAACAGCTCTGGATGTTACGATACAGGACCAGATCATCAAACTAATGAACCAATTGAAAGAAAAATTGGGTATGAGCGTTATCCTGGTAACCCATGACCTGGGGGTAGTAGCCCAAATGTGCGACAGGCTGGCCGTCATGTATGCAGGATATATTATGGAAATTACCGATACAGTCACGCTGTTCTCTACGCCTAGACATCCTTATACCTATGGACTTCTGAGCTCGCTGCCTACAGGGAACGAGAAGGGAGGCCGGTTGGAACCGATCCAAGGAGCGCCTCCCGATTTAAGCAATCTTCCTCCGGGTTGCCCTTTTGCTCCTAGATGTCATTTTGCAGATGTGAAGTGCATGGAAAAGATGCCGGATTTAAAAGAAATCGCCCCCGGGCATTTGTCCAGATGTCATTATATAGAGAAAATGGACGGCATTCATGGGCTGATAGAAGCTATTTAG
- a CDS encoding creatininase family protein, which yields MMDLNMTTFQEVQSKLRTVLLPIGMIEAHGPHCSLGTDILIPREFVKRLDPLIGEKVLMAPEIPYGHSFGLAPFPGTIDVSGEAFAQYVLEIGKGFIHNGFRNIILFNGHGGNAASLNLVSEHLADAGATVLTINWWLDYKETIQKFAPDTGHAGEDETSVIMASDPSYVQLENVSQHTIPVPRNLKFQNMGKVSYPQAYSGDAGSATAEKGEQIYQALLPLIVRDIEVMWTFGEK from the coding sequence ATGATGGATTTGAACATGACCACGTTTCAGGAAGTTCAAAGCAAACTGAGAACCGTTCTCCTGCCTATCGGCATGATTGAAGCGCATGGACCCCATTGCAGCCTCGGTACGGACATTTTAATCCCGAGGGAGTTTGTGAAGAGACTGGATCCTCTGATTGGAGAAAAAGTCTTGATGGCTCCAGAAATTCCATATGGTCATTCCTTCGGTCTGGCGCCGTTTCCCGGAACTATTGATGTTTCGGGAGAAGCGTTCGCTCAATATGTTTTGGAGATTGGCAAAGGATTTATCCACAACGGATTTCGAAATATCATCTTATTTAACGGACATGGCGGAAATGCCGCAAGCTTAAACTTGGTTTCTGAACATTTGGCAGATGCGGGGGCGACGGTGTTGACGATCAATTGGTGGTTGGATTATAAAGAGACGATTCAGAAGTTTGCCCCGGACACAGGACATGCCGGAGAGGATGAAACTTCAGTCATTATGGCTAGTGATCCATCTTATGTCCAACTTGAAAATGTCAGTCAGCATACTATTCCTGTGCCCCGCAATCTTAAATTTCAAAATATGGGTAAGGTCTCATACCCCCAGGCTTATTCCGGCGATGCAGGCTCGGCCACAGCTGAAAAGGGCGAGCAAATCTATCAGGCCCTTCTGCCTTTAATCGTTCGAGATATTGAAGTGATGTGGACTTTCGGTGAAAAGTAA